Proteins encoded together in one Luteimonas fraxinea window:
- the yihA gene encoding ribosome biogenesis GTP-binding protein YihA/YsxC, producing the protein MSNPFARAKYLLAAHTPQQLPADGGYEVAFAGRSNAGKSSALNALCQQNALARVSKTPGRTQQLVFFDFPPYDNRFLVDLPGYGYAKVPRDLKAHWQAFLAQYFRERQALKGLVVVMDIRHPLKEYDRQMIAFAVEHGMPAHALLTKADKLGRGAAGNTLQAVRKELLALHGDKVSVQTFSGETNIGIDEARGVIAGWMEIGRPASGRAPRAPRATAAPGTPDTTS; encoded by the coding sequence ATGTCCAATCCCTTTGCACGCGCCAAATATCTGTTGGCCGCCCACACCCCGCAGCAGCTTCCTGCAGACGGCGGGTACGAGGTCGCATTCGCCGGCCGCTCCAACGCCGGCAAGTCCAGCGCACTGAATGCGCTGTGCCAGCAGAACGCGCTGGCCCGTGTGTCCAAGACCCCGGGCCGCACCCAGCAGCTGGTGTTCTTCGATTTCCCGCCGTACGACAACCGCTTCCTCGTCGATCTGCCCGGCTACGGCTACGCCAAGGTGCCGCGCGACCTGAAGGCGCACTGGCAGGCGTTCCTGGCCCAGTACTTCCGTGAGCGCCAAGCGCTCAAGGGCCTGGTCGTGGTGATGGATATCCGCCATCCGCTCAAGGAATATGACCGCCAGATGATCGCGTTCGCGGTCGAGCACGGGATGCCGGCGCACGCGCTGCTGACCAAGGCCGACAAGCTGGGCCGCGGCGCGGCGGGCAATACGCTGCAGGCGGTGCGCAAGGAACTGCTGGCGCTGCACGGCGACAAGGTCAGCGTGCAGACCTTCTCCGGCGAGACCAACATCGGCATCGACGAAGCGCGTGGCGTCATCGCGGGCTGGATGGAGATCGGCCGCCCGGCATCGGGCCGTGCACCGCGCGCGCCCCGCGCAACGGCCGCGCCGGGCACCCCCGACACCACGTCCTGA
- a CDS encoding c-type cytochrome, translated as MRHARAIGIAGLVVIAVGAVAFAQSTVQPLPDAPAVETRDLDDNAVAELTKTTHGDPQKGAQLAGACAACHGLDGNADADPSLYPRIAGQSERYMARQLALFKSGERVNAIMQPFAMPLSAQDMRDLGAHFAQQTSGAGIADDSVVDAGPYKGMKFFEVGQKLFRSGDTERSIPACMACHGPAGSGNPGPAYPHVGGQQAWYSSGRLYTYREGQSSEDDKHLFNVMAAVAKSLTDEEIEAVSSYMQGLHARPDPTMLAAIEAQAASMPAPAVPAEEQAVPATDATADEALEAAEPAPGAEPAPAPAPETP; from the coding sequence ATGCGCCACGCTCGCGCCATTGGTATCGCCGGTCTTGTTGTCATTGCCGTGGGCGCTGTCGCGTTCGCGCAGTCCACCGTGCAGCCGTTGCCGGACGCGCCGGCAGTGGAAACACGTGACCTGGACGACAACGCCGTCGCCGAACTCACCAAGACGACGCATGGGGATCCGCAGAAGGGCGCCCAGCTCGCCGGCGCCTGCGCCGCGTGCCACGGCCTCGACGGCAACGCCGACGCCGATCCCAGCCTCTACCCGCGCATCGCCGGCCAGAGCGAGCGCTACATGGCCCGCCAGCTCGCGCTGTTCAAGAGCGGCGAGCGCGTCAACGCGATCATGCAGCCGTTCGCGATGCCGCTCAGCGCGCAGGACATGCGCGATCTCGGCGCGCACTTCGCCCAGCAGACCAGTGGCGCCGGCATCGCCGACGACTCGGTGGTCGACGCCGGCCCTTACAAGGGCATGAAGTTCTTTGAGGTCGGCCAGAAGCTGTTCCGCAGCGGTGACACCGAGCGCAGCATTCCGGCCTGCATGGCCTGTCACGGCCCCGCGGGCAGCGGCAATCCCGGCCCGGCGTATCCGCATGTCGGCGGCCAGCAGGCCTGGTACAGCTCCGGGCGGCTCTATACCTACCGCGAAGGCCAGAGCAGCGAAGACGACAAGCATCTGTTCAACGTGATGGCCGCGGTCGCCAAGTCGCTGACCGACGAAGAGATCGAAGCGGTGTCGAGCTACATGCAGGGCCTGCATGCACGTCCCGACCCGACGATGCTGGCCGCGATCGAGGCCCAGGCCGCGTCGATGCCGGCGCCGGCGGTGCCGGCCGAAGAGCAGGCCGTGCCGGCGACCGACGCGACCGCCGACGAAGCGCTCGAAGCCGCAGAACCTGCGCCCGGCGCCGAGCCCGCGCCCGCACCGGCGCCCGAAACGCCGTGA
- a CDS encoding thiol:disulfide interchange protein DsbA/DsbL, which yields MSSLPRAWRHLFAIAALAASAWLPAAAQTAAQVEGLDYALIADGQPWQPLDGKIEVVEIFSYGCVHCFHFQKQVDTWRAKAPRDVRFTYLPAAFSAGDNFARGFFVAQAQRIDARSHHAVFSAVHETSVLPRSGASIDAIAAFYVTQGARSQARFAAAMASPATDERLNAARAFAVRSGVEGTPTLIINGRYRVMGRRLEDILVIADQLIARERAQR from the coding sequence ATGTCGTCCCTGCCCCGTGCCTGGCGCCACCTGTTCGCGATCGCCGCGCTCGCCGCATCCGCCTGGCTGCCGGCGGCCGCGCAGACCGCCGCACAGGTCGAAGGCCTCGACTACGCCTTGATCGCCGACGGCCAGCCCTGGCAGCCGCTCGACGGCAAGATCGAGGTCGTCGAGATCTTCTCCTACGGCTGCGTGCACTGCTTCCACTTCCAGAAGCAGGTCGACACCTGGCGCGCGAAGGCGCCGCGCGACGTGCGCTTCACCTACTTGCCGGCGGCGTTCTCGGCCGGCGACAACTTCGCCCGCGGCTTCTTCGTTGCCCAGGCCCAGCGCATCGATGCGCGCAGCCATCACGCGGTGTTCTCGGCCGTACACGAAACATCCGTCCTGCCGCGCAGCGGTGCGAGCATCGATGCGATCGCGGCGTTCTACGTGACCCAGGGCGCGCGCTCGCAGGCCCGTTTCGCGGCAGCGATGGCGAGTCCGGCGACCGACGAAAGGCTGAACGCCGCGCGCGCGTTCGCGGTGCGCAGTGGCGTGGAGGGCACGCCCACGCTCATCATCAACGGCCGTTACCGGGTGATGGGACGGCGGCTTGAGGACATCCTCGTGATTGCCGACCAGCTGATCGCACGCGAACGCGCCCAGCGCTGA
- a CDS encoding thiol:disulfide interchange protein DsbA/DsbL gives MKIRHTLLLMLAPVLLMACSQQPDPAAAPDATAATPAQTAPAAPAADAAPVGDAAAPTDPQAEAPAANSNPVVAPQGPAPVAGTDYVEIQGGQPFANASGEIEVAEVFAYWCGHCAAFEPLVNAWKARLPGDVNFVALPAVFDESDNFPRAFFASETMGTLSRTHDATFNAIHLEKKLRPNADAAAIAAFYGTLGIDQQRFTSTMQSFAVNANLGRARQFAVRSGINATPTIVVNGKYRVIGGKSLEDILRITDHLVAMERAAQ, from the coding sequence ATGAAGATCCGCCACACCCTGCTCCTGATGCTCGCGCCCGTCCTGCTCATGGCCTGCAGCCAGCAACCCGATCCTGCCGCCGCGCCGGATGCCACGGCCGCGACGCCGGCGCAGACCGCGCCTGCAGCGCCCGCTGCCGATGCCGCGCCGGTCGGCGACGCTGCCGCGCCGACCGATCCGCAGGCCGAAGCACCCGCCGCCAACAGCAATCCGGTCGTCGCGCCGCAGGGCCCGGCCCCGGTCGCCGGCACCGATTACGTCGAGATCCAGGGCGGCCAGCCGTTCGCCAACGCCTCGGGCGAAATCGAAGTGGCCGAAGTGTTCGCCTACTGGTGCGGTCACTGCGCCGCGTTCGAACCGCTGGTCAACGCGTGGAAGGCGCGCCTGCCGGGCGACGTGAACTTCGTCGCGCTGCCGGCCGTGTTCGACGAGAGCGACAACTTCCCGCGCGCGTTCTTCGCGTCCGAGACGATGGGCACGCTGTCGCGCACCCACGACGCCACGTTCAACGCGATCCACCTCGAGAAGAAGCTGCGCCCGAATGCCGACGCCGCCGCGATCGCCGCGTTCTACGGCACGCTGGGTATCGACCAGCAGCGCTTCACCAGCACGATGCAGAGCTTCGCGGTCAACGCCAACCTCGGCCGCGCCCGCCAGTTCGCCGTGCGCAGCGGCATCAACGCCACGCCGACGATCGTCGTCAACGGCAAGTACCGCGTGATCGGCGGCAAGTCGCTGGAAGACATCCTGCGCATCACCGACCACCTGGTCGCGATGGAGCGTGCGGCGCAGTAA
- a CDS encoding endonuclease/exonuclease/phosphatase family protein, whose protein sequence is MNNSDPQAAEASRKLKLLSANIQAGSSTRRYSDYATRSWSHLLPAGKRTALDAIATLAGTHDIVGLQEADPGSWRSGFTNQTHYLAERGGFEYWTHQPNRRVGAVASSANGLLSRLEPIEVVNHALPGRISGRGVLLSRFGEGDEGLVVAVAHLSLGAQSRLSQLSFIAEVLADHPHAVLMGDFNCTSDRPEMSVLYRQTGLQPPSCAVHTFPSWRPQRAIDHILVTGNLKCADMKALPAAFSDHLALSTELHVPESALRR, encoded by the coding sequence GTGAACAACTCTGATCCGCAGGCCGCCGAGGCATCGCGCAAGCTCAAGCTGCTGAGCGCGAACATCCAGGCCGGCTCCAGCACGCGTCGCTACAGCGACTACGCGACGCGCAGCTGGTCCCACTTGCTGCCGGCCGGCAAGCGCACGGCGCTCGACGCCATCGCCACGCTCGCCGGCACCCACGACATCGTGGGTCTCCAGGAAGCCGACCCGGGCAGCTGGCGCTCGGGTTTCACCAACCAGACGCATTACCTCGCCGAGCGCGGCGGTTTCGAGTACTGGACCCACCAGCCGAACCGGCGCGTTGGTGCGGTCGCGTCCAGCGCCAACGGCCTGCTGAGCCGGCTGGAGCCGATCGAGGTCGTCAACCATGCCCTGCCCGGCCGCATCTCCGGCCGCGGCGTGCTGCTGAGCCGATTCGGCGAAGGCGATGAGGGTCTGGTGGTCGCGGTGGCGCATCTGTCGCTGGGCGCGCAGTCGCGGCTGTCGCAACTGTCCTTCATCGCCGAAGTGCTGGCCGATCATCCGCACGCGGTGCTGATGGGCGACTTCAACTGCACATCGGACCGGCCGGAGATGTCGGTGCTCTATCGCCAGACCGGTCTGCAGCCGCCGTCGTGCGCGGTGCACACCTTCCCCAGCTGGCGCCCGCAGCGCGCGATCGACCACATCCTGGTCACCGGCAATCTCAAGTGCGCCGACATGAAGGCGCTGCCGGCTGCGTTCTCGGACCATCTGGCGCTGTCGACCGAACTGCACGTGCCCGAGAGCGCGCTGCGGCGTTGA
- a CDS encoding TonB-dependent receptor plug domain-containing protein, with amino-acid sequence MTMPRHRLAAAVQLSLLLALPAAANAQAPAPQPEARTLDTVQVTGSRIRKAELETAVPVQVLTREDIDRSGFTSVADIVQNLTASGAALNTKFNSSGNFGFPPDGGGVGAGAATVDLRHLGAKRVLVLVDGIRWVNESSASGVGSAVDLNTIPLALIDRIEVLEDGASSIYGSDAIAGVVNIITKRDAEGGTLDLHYGEYDDLGGATWGADLGWGGSSERAQWFLGASYYKQREIASSKVANASVPVPGTGLANGSSATPQGRFVFQDPNTGESFNLTPNDGATSPFYDPAQTGCTRTDDFHCFGTADRYNFAPNNLLLTPSERKSVFGQVRFEFTPQVSAYARVLYNERTSANQAAPEPIFLGTDAGVYNPYAESTLTISALNPFNPFGFDLTTEGDNPNLFLLARRPVEGGPRRYQQDVKTWYAAGGLEGTFGVGVRTWNWDVNLVRSQSRAEQTNSGSYNIRRINEALGDPAACAAIAGCTPLDLFGGPGTITPQMLAFIQPIVRDESSNTLTLASANVTGDLFEMWAGPLAFAAGVEYRKYEGSYTPDPITVAGEYNGVPSGITRGDYDVNEAYAEFSVPLMRDTVFGETLDLSIAGRYSDYSTFGGETTGKVGLRWQPVDELLFRMSYAEGFRAPSIGELYGTLSRFDATLVDPCSGAAVVSPACAADGVPAGYEQTNSQISVVTSGNADLEPERSRSLMVGSVWSPSFADEVWWSDRVDLGVTFYRHHIDDAIQAPDAQAILERCIATRDPFSCASYERSDRGQIIRFDDILANLGTIKTDGWDFTAAWTLPERDWGRLRFDAKTTWVTRYELANETGELEPRRPGVEVNNSAIPEWSGTLVTDWTRGPWSLAWTVRYIDSLVESCGGANGFPICDDSDNDVNGLGSTTYHDLQLSWRNTAWLKGTRLALGVNNVTGKEPPVCLSCSLNGYDASTYDLPGRFIYARLGIDF; translated from the coding sequence ATGACGATGCCTCGCCACCGCCTGGCCGCCGCAGTCCAGCTGTCGCTGCTGCTTGCCCTGCCCGCCGCCGCCAATGCCCAGGCGCCCGCGCCGCAGCCCGAGGCGCGCACGCTCGATACCGTCCAGGTCACCGGCTCGCGCATCCGCAAGGCGGAACTGGAAACCGCAGTGCCGGTGCAGGTGCTCACGCGCGAGGACATCGACCGCAGCGGCTTCACCTCGGTCGCCGATATCGTGCAGAACCTCACCGCCAGCGGCGCGGCGCTCAATACCAAGTTCAATTCCAGCGGCAACTTCGGCTTCCCGCCCGATGGCGGCGGCGTGGGCGCGGGCGCGGCGACGGTCGATCTGCGTCATCTCGGCGCCAAGCGCGTGCTGGTGCTGGTCGACGGCATCCGCTGGGTCAACGAATCCTCGGCCTCGGGCGTCGGCTCGGCGGTCGATCTCAATACGATTCCGCTCGCGCTGATCGACCGAATCGAAGTGCTGGAAGACGGCGCCTCGTCGATCTACGGCTCCGACGCGATCGCCGGCGTGGTCAACATCATCACCAAGCGCGATGCCGAAGGCGGCACGCTCGACCTGCATTACGGCGAGTACGACGATCTCGGCGGTGCGACCTGGGGCGCGGATCTGGGTTGGGGTGGCAGCAGCGAACGCGCGCAGTGGTTCCTCGGCGCTTCGTACTACAAGCAGCGCGAAATCGCCTCGTCGAAGGTCGCCAACGCCAGCGTGCCGGTGCCCGGCACCGGGCTCGCGAACGGCAGCTCGGCGACGCCGCAGGGCCGCTTCGTGTTTCAGGATCCGAACACCGGCGAGTCGTTCAATCTGACGCCCAACGACGGCGCCACGTCGCCGTTCTACGACCCGGCGCAGACCGGCTGTACCCGCACCGACGATTTCCATTGTTTCGGCACCGCGGACCGCTACAACTTCGCGCCGAACAACCTGCTGCTGACCCCGTCGGAGCGCAAGTCGGTGTTCGGCCAGGTGCGTTTCGAGTTCACCCCGCAGGTCTCGGCCTACGCGCGCGTGCTCTACAACGAGCGCACTTCGGCCAACCAGGCCGCGCCCGAGCCGATCTTCCTCGGCACCGATGCCGGCGTGTACAACCCCTACGCAGAAAGCACGCTCACCATTTCCGCGCTCAATCCGTTCAATCCGTTCGGCTTCGACCTCACCACCGAGGGCGACAACCCGAACCTGTTCCTGCTCGCGCGTCGACCGGTCGAAGGCGGCCCGCGTCGCTACCAGCAGGACGTCAAGACCTGGTACGCGGCCGGTGGCCTGGAAGGCACGTTCGGTGTCGGCGTGCGCACCTGGAACTGGGACGTGAATCTGGTGCGCAGCCAGAGCCGCGCCGAGCAGACCAATTCGGGCAGCTACAACATCCGCCGCATCAACGAAGCGCTGGGTGATCCGGCCGCGTGCGCCGCGATCGCCGGCTGCACACCGCTGGATCTGTTCGGCGGCCCGGGCACGATCACCCCGCAGATGCTCGCCTTCATCCAGCCGATCGTCCGCGACGAGAGCAGCAACACGCTGACCCTGGCCTCGGCCAACGTCACCGGCGATCTGTTCGAGATGTGGGCCGGTCCGCTGGCATTCGCGGCCGGCGTCGAATACCGCAAGTACGAAGGCAGCTACACGCCCGATCCGATCACCGTCGCCGGCGAATACAACGGCGTGCCGTCGGGCATCACCCGCGGCGATTACGACGTCAACGAGGCCTACGCCGAGTTCAGCGTGCCACTGATGCGCGACACCGTGTTCGGCGAGACCCTCGATCTCAGCATCGCCGGTCGTTACTCCGATTACTCGACCTTCGGCGGCGAGACCACCGGCAAGGTCGGCCTGCGCTGGCAGCCGGTCGACGAACTGCTGTTCCGCATGAGCTACGCCGAAGGCTTCCGCGCGCCGTCGATCGGCGAGCTCTACGGCACGCTGAGCCGCTTCGACGCGACCCTGGTCGATCCGTGTTCCGGCGCCGCCGTGGTGTCGCCTGCCTGCGCCGCGGACGGTGTGCCGGCTGGCTACGAGCAGACCAATTCGCAGATCTCGGTGGTGACCTCGGGCAATGCCGATCTCGAACCCGAGCGCAGCCGCAGCCTGATGGTCGGCTCGGTCTGGAGCCCGTCGTTCGCCGACGAGGTGTGGTGGTCGGACCGCGTCGATCTCGGCGTGACCTTCTATCGCCACCACATCGACGACGCGATCCAGGCGCCTGATGCGCAGGCGATCCTCGAGCGCTGCATCGCCACGCGCGATCCGTTCTCCTGCGCGTCCTACGAGCGCAGCGATCGCGGCCAGATCATCCGCTTCGACGACATCCTCGCCAATCTCGGCACGATCAAGACCGACGGCTGGGACTTCACCGCCGCGTGGACGCTGCCCGAACGCGACTGGGGCCGCCTGCGCTTCGACGCCAAGACCACCTGGGTCACGCGCTACGAACTGGCGAACGAGACCGGCGAACTCGAACCGCGTCGTCCGGGCGTCGAGGTCAACAACAGCGCGATCCCCGAGTGGAGCGGCACCCTGGTCACCGACTGGACCCGCGGCCCGTGGTCGCTGGCGTGGACGGTGCGCTACATCGACAGCCTCGTCGAATCCTGCGGCGGCGCCAACGGCTTCCCGATCTGCGACGACAGCGACAACGACGTCAACGGCCTCGGTTCGACCACGTACCACGACCTGCAGCTGTCCTGGCGCAACACCGCCTGGCTCAAGGGCACGCGTCTGGCGCTCGGCGTCAACAACGTGACCGGCAAGGAACCGCCGGTGTGCCTGAGCTGCAGCCTCAACGGCTACGACGCCTCGACCTACGACCTGCCGGGCCGCTTCATCTACGCGCGTCTGGGTATCGATTTCTAA
- a CDS encoding PLP-dependent cysteine synthase family protein, which produces MSQRDWVAQAIRKIEADFNRSADTHLIPLALPGFPGIDVYLKDESSHPTGSLKHRLARSLFLYALANGWLHAGSTVVEASSGSTAVSEAYFARLLGLPFVAVMPASTSPEKIAAIEFHGGRCHLVPSACGIGEASVQLARETGGHFMDQFTYAERATDWRANNNIAESIFKQMSQEAHPVPRWIVCSAGTGGTSATIGRYASYRGYDTRVLCADPEHSAFFAHYARCIDGDTSGDADAVAPSSRIEGIGRPRAEASFIPGCVDAMLKVPDALSLAAMRWTNTRLGRRVGGSTGTNVIGVLHVAHAMRAAGRSGSIVSILCDGGERYAHSYYNPDWYAAHGFDMDAADTLVRAVAEQAAALPVLATAGDTAD; this is translated from the coding sequence ATGTCCCAGCGCGACTGGGTGGCCCAGGCCATCCGCAAGATCGAAGCCGATTTCAACCGCTCGGCCGACACCCATCTGATTCCGCTGGCGCTGCCGGGCTTTCCCGGCATCGACGTCTATCTCAAGGACGAATCCAGCCATCCGACCGGCAGCCTCAAGCACCGGCTCGCGCGCTCGCTGTTCCTCTACGCGCTGGCCAACGGCTGGCTGCATGCGGGCAGCACGGTGGTCGAGGCGTCGAGCGGTTCGACCGCGGTTTCGGAAGCGTATTTCGCGCGACTGCTGGGCCTGCCCTTCGTCGCGGTGATGCCGGCGTCGACCTCGCCGGAGAAGATCGCCGCGATCGAATTCCACGGCGGCCGCTGCCATCTGGTACCCAGCGCCTGCGGCATCGGCGAGGCCTCGGTGCAGCTCGCCCGCGAAACGGGCGGTCACTTCATGGACCAGTTCACCTATGCCGAGCGGGCGACCGACTGGCGCGCGAACAACAATATTGCCGAGTCGATCTTCAAGCAGATGTCGCAGGAAGCCCATCCGGTGCCGCGCTGGATCGTCTGCAGCGCCGGTACCGGTGGCACCAGTGCGACGATCGGCCGCTACGCCAGCTATCGCGGCTATGACACGCGCGTGCTGTGCGCCGATCCCGAACACTCCGCGTTCTTCGCCCATTACGCGCGCTGCATCGACGGCGACACGTCCGGCGATGCCGACGCCGTCGCGCCATCGTCGCGCATCGAAGGCATCGGCCGCCCGCGCGCGGAAGCCAGCTTCATTCCCGGCTGCGTCGACGCGATGCTGAAAGTGCCCGACGCGCTGAGCCTCGCGGCGATGCGCTGGACCAATACGCGTCTGGGTCGTCGCGTCGGCGGCTCCACCGGCACCAACGTCATCGGCGTGCTGCATGTCGCGCATGCGATGCGCGCGGCCGGTCGCAGCGGTTCGATCGTCAGCATCCTGTGCGATGGCGGCGAGCGCTATGCGCACAGCTACTACAACCCGGACTGGTACGCGGCCCACGGCTTCGACATGGACGCCGCCGACACGCTGGTGCGCGCGGTGGCCGAACAGGCCGCAGCGCTGCCCGTGCTCGCGACGGCTGGTGATACCGCCGACTGA
- a CDS encoding amidohydrolase, producing MTTSAPSIPDSIAALAPQMTAWRHEIHAWPELGFEEVKTSALVIRELRALGLEVHTCLGGTGVVAVIDSGAPGLSIGLRADMDALPMDEVADARGELPYRSQRPGVAHTCGHDGHTSALLGTARHLMAHPPASGRVVLIFQPAEEGGRGAIRMIEDGLFARWPCDEVYAFHNMPALKTGEASVRSGATLQSLAVFEIAIEGVGGHAAAPHRANDPLQVAARLAVDIGAIVGRHIDPMEAALINVGSLQAGTTHNIIPSTATLSGTIRSLSKDVHDELLKRLRALCEGHAQISGCSIALEIPHSCPPCVNAPEQAALAAEAIADVLGADHVKTDLRAYPFSDDFSYMLEQWPGAYLFLGMDSAMCHHPTFRFDDGLLPVAAAVFDRIVRRRLG from the coding sequence ATGACCACTTCCGCACCGAGCATTCCCGACTCCATTGCCGCGCTGGCGCCGCAGATGACTGCATGGCGCCACGAGATCCACGCGTGGCCGGAACTCGGCTTCGAGGAAGTGAAGACCTCGGCGCTGGTCATCCGCGAGCTGCGTGCACTCGGTCTCGAGGTACACACGTGCCTGGGCGGCACCGGCGTGGTCGCGGTGATCGACAGCGGCGCGCCGGGCCTGTCGATCGGCCTGCGCGCGGACATGGACGCGCTGCCGATGGACGAGGTCGCCGACGCGCGTGGCGAACTGCCGTACCGCTCGCAGCGCCCGGGCGTGGCGCATACCTGCGGGCACGACGGTCATACGTCCGCACTGCTCGGTACCGCGCGACACCTGATGGCGCATCCGCCGGCCAGTGGCCGCGTGGTGCTGATCTTCCAGCCGGCCGAAGAGGGTGGGCGCGGTGCGATCCGGATGATCGAGGACGGCCTGTTCGCGCGCTGGCCCTGCGACGAGGTCTACGCCTTCCACAACATGCCGGCGCTCAAGACCGGCGAGGCGAGCGTGCGCAGCGGCGCCACGCTGCAGTCGCTGGCGGTGTTCGAGATCGCGATCGAGGGCGTCGGTGGCCACGCCGCCGCGCCGCATCGTGCGAACGATCCGCTGCAGGTCGCGGCGCGTCTGGCCGTGGACATCGGCGCGATCGTCGGCCGTCACATCGACCCGATGGAAGCGGCGCTGATCAACGTCGGTTCGCTGCAGGCCGGCACCACGCACAACATCATTCCGTCGACCGCCACGCTCAGCGGCACGATCCGCTCGCTGTCGAAGGATGTGCACGACGAACTGCTCAAGCGCCTGCGCGCACTGTGCGAGGGCCATGCGCAGATCTCGGGCTGCAGCATCGCGCTGGAGATTCCGCACTCGTGCCCGCCCTGCGTCAACGCACCCGAGCAGGCCGCGCTGGCGGCCGAGGCGATCGCCGACGTGCTCGGCGCGGACCACGTCAAAACCGATCTGCGCGCGTATCCGTTCTCCGACGACTTCTCCTACATGCTCGAACAGTGGCCCGGCGCCTACCTGTTCCTCGGCATGGACAGCGCGATGTGCCACCACCCGACCTTCCGCTTCGACGACGGCCTGCTGCCGGTCGCCGCCGCGGTGTTCGACCGCATCGTGCGGCGTCGTCTGGGCTGA
- a CDS encoding sulfite exporter TauE/SafE family protein, translated as MLTWSMLCFPLLGAVAGVLAGLLGIGGGLVLVTALVWLLPLYGVPQDAAMHAALATALASIILTGLSSARAHHLRRSVLWRTVAWMVPGVMLGGWIGSWLAVLLDGDVLRYCVVGYCAVVGTQLLLSRTPPPGGDAVVPTGVGLSGAGVGIGALSSIVGIGGGGMTMPLLVWLGVSPVRAVGTSSACGIFIAFAAAAGYALQAPADVLPGVSWGYVYLPGAIGIALASVIAAPWGTRLAHAISGAALKRVFAVFLYCVGASLLFL; from the coding sequence ATGCTGACCTGGTCAATGCTCTGTTTCCCGCTGCTCGGTGCAGTCGCCGGCGTGCTCGCCGGTCTGCTCGGCATCGGCGGTGGCCTGGTGCTGGTGACCGCGCTGGTGTGGCTCCTGCCGCTCTACGGCGTGCCGCAGGACGCGGCGATGCACGCCGCGCTCGCGACCGCGCTGGCGAGCATCATCCTGACCGGGCTGTCGTCAGCGCGCGCGCACCATTTGCGGCGCAGCGTGTTGTGGCGCACGGTCGCGTGGATGGTGCCCGGCGTGATGCTCGGCGGCTGGATCGGCAGCTGGCTCGCGGTGCTGCTCGACGGCGACGTGCTGCGCTACTGCGTGGTCGGCTATTGCGCGGTCGTCGGCACGCAGTTGTTGCTGTCGCGCACGCCGCCGCCCGGTGGCGATGCGGTGGTGCCGACCGGCGTCGGACTGTCGGGCGCGGGTGTCGGCATCGGCGCGCTGTCGTCGATCGTCGGCATCGGGGGCGGCGGCATGACCATGCCGTTGCTGGTGTGGCTCGGCGTGTCCCCGGTGCGCGCAGTCGGCACCTCGTCGGCCTGCGGCATCTTCATCGCATTTGCCGCCGCGGCGGGCTATGCGCTGCAGGCGCCGGCGGATGTGCTGCCGGGCGTCTCCTGGGGCTATGTGTATCTGCCGGGCGCGATCGGCATCGCGCTGGCGTCGGTGATCGCCGCGCCCTGGGGCACGCGGCTAGCGCATGCGATCAGCGGCGCCGCGCTCAAGCGCGTGTTCGCGGTGTTCCTGTACTGCGTCGGCGCGAGCCTGCTGTTCCTGTGA